One genomic segment of Echeneis naucrates chromosome 18, fEcheNa1.1, whole genome shotgun sequence includes these proteins:
- the LOC115058578 gene encoding uncharacterized protein LOC115058578 isoform X2: protein MEKMMWRILLLFTLTSRVCGTFVVTVGQSSYQAEENQNISLDWTFTRPDPFRISYVYILCEKIPDQRVLYRLFEGDEVPQSEDKQFSGRVQSDRDVLREGRLRLHVSRLRTEDSGLYECEVITHQGRGSDRCNLTVSAAVGRPEPRPYNDWLILVGLGSVAAAVAVVVAIIVVLVKQQSSKRPPVSPSSDIYNQLRLIQILKSV from the exons AT GGAGAAGATGATGTGGAGGATCCTTCTGCTCTTCACACTGACCTCCAGAGTCTGTG GGACATTTGTAGTGACTGTGGGACAGAGCTCCTATCAGGCAGAGGAGAACCAGAACATCAGTCTGGACTGGACCTTCACCAGACCAGATCCTTTTAGGATCAGCTATGTTTATATTCTCTGTGAAAAAATACCTGATCAGAGAGTCCTGTATCGTCTGTTTGAGGGTGATGAGGTTCCACAGTCTGAGGATAAACAGTTTTCAGGACGAGTCCAGTCTGACAGAGACGTCCTCAGAGAAGGACGACTCAGACTTCATGTGTCCAGACTCAGGACTGAGGACTCTGGACTGTATGAGTGTGAAGTTATCACTCATCAAGGTCGAGGCTCCGACAGATGTAACCTCACTGTCTCAG cagctgttggGAGACCAGAACCTAGACCATATAATGACTGGCTCATCCTCGTTGGACTGGGatcagtagcagcagcagtagcagttgTTGTAGCAATAATAGTTGTCCTGGTCAAACAGCAGTCCTCTAAAcgtcctcctgtctctccatCATCTGATATTTATAACCAGCTGAGGTTGATCCAGATCCTGAAGTCTGTCTGA
- the LOC115058545 gene encoding GRB2-associated-binding protein 1-like isoform X2, which translates to MSRGDVVCEGWLRKSPPEKKLRRYAWKRRWFVLRSGRLSGEPDVLQYYKNQQSRRPIRTINLNLCEQVDAGLSFTKKELESSFVFDLRTEERTWYLVAESEEDMNRWVSSICLLCGFNPTDDVPDRPPVSSSSSVTTVTSPRSAATITTVAGSAPPPYDPVNVRQLEPDSHAEEDYLWLSHCQSHIRPPLGSPTSLETDYNDNLYPPPYATSSSSSSSSSPSLLPNGLQPSSLGFRAAPWCVASMSGPLSQSLDANMTSDLHKRAGRPRCHPSPHPRKHSLDFHLRPVAISLTDDTHSKQHPTISGYQIPRPASTSQPQPPRRPSSTPSVDSLTQAELHASTPTPPPRPPKPPAFIGESSASAGGTGPTMLPRSASEPERRDGCVDLPRSNTVTIPGWTQTGCESFYVPRSLSDRASMFEFSESFNSYFFNKGMVPLGSVCSEDDDVDENYVPMSAATTEPPVAPRAAPPPLSDSFVQAQDGNYVPMTPIPSHTAPAATDLASLGRQVPPPIHMGFRSSPLTPVAPVTPPLRRNTINTSSGTEVEATPPPIHRNLKPQRKVKPAPLDITPLQQDWQEVPPPVRSPVTRTFTRDGSRRHSIRPSSSHSSSPSSDSDDPDDNYVAMTTSNLSYSAGEQSLRLMLHRASEGGISSPLLQRARGDKQVEYLDLDLHTGRSTPTRQKHCMGKSGSGDDKQAGGGERTRVDYVVVDPKRTKALRNTREAWHDGRMSTEKEKS; encoded by the exons GCGTGGAAGCGGCGTTGGTTCGTGCTGCGCAGCGGCCGCCTGAGCGGAGAACCGGACGTCCTGCAGTACTACAAGAACCAGCAGTCCCGCCGGCCCATCAGGACCATCAACCTGAACCTGTGTGAGCAG GTGGACGCCGGCCTGTCGTTCACCAAGAAGGAGCTGGAGAGCAGCTTCGTGTTCGACCTGCGGACGGAGGAGAGGACCTGGTACCTGGTGGCTGAGTCGGAGGAGGACATGAACCGCTGGGTGTCGTCCATCTGCCTGCTCTGCGGCTTCAACCCCACTGACGACG TTCCCGACAGGCCTCCTGTCTCCAGCTCATCCTCCGTCACCACGGTGACCTCACCCAGGAGCGCTGCCACCATCACCACGGTAGCAGGGTCGGCCCCGCCCCCCTACGACCCGGTGAACGTACGACAGCTGGAGCCCGACAGCCACGCAGAAGAAGACTACCTGTGGCTGTCGCACTGCCAGAGCCACATcag ACCTCCTCTCGGATCCCCCACTTCTCTTGAGACGGACTACAACGACAATCTCTACCCTCCTCCCTACGCCACCTCttcgtcctcgtcctcctcgtcgtccccttctctccttcccAACGGCCTCCAGCCGTCCTCATTGGGCTTCAGGGCGGCTCCGTGGTGCGTGGCCTCGATGAGTGGTCCGCTCAGCCAGTCTCTGGATGCCAACATGACCTCAGACCTCCATAAGCGAGCGGGCAGACCTCGGTGTCACCCCTCCCCTCACCCCAGGAAGCACTCCCTGGACTTCCACCTGCGTCCCGTGGCAATATCGCTCACTGATGACACGCACTCCAAGCAACATCCAACCATCAGTGGTTACCAGATACCCCGCCCAGCATCGACCTCGCAACCGCAACCACCTCGCCGCCCGTCTTCTACCCCCAGTGTGGACTCCCTAACCCAGGCCGAGCTCCATGCCTCCACCCCGACTCCTCCTCCGCGGCCGCCAAAGCCCCCGGCGTTCATTGGAGAGAGCTCGGCCTCTGCTGGGGGTACAGGTCCCACCATGCTCCCCCGATCCGCCTCAGAGCCGGAGAGGCGGGATGGATGTGTGGACCTGCCCAGGAGCAACACTGTCACTATCCCAGGATGGACGCAGACGG GTTGTGAGTCTTTTTACGTCCCTCGGTCGCTGTCCGACAGAGCCAGCATGTTCGAGTTTAGCGAGAGCTTCAACAGTTACTTT TTTAATAAAGGAATGGTACCACTGGGAAGCGTTTGctctgaagatgatgatgtgGATGAAAACTATGTTCCCATGAGCGCTGCCACCACCGAGCCCCCCGTTGCACCGAG GGCggctccacctcctctctccgACTCCTTTGTCCAGGCCCAAGATGGCAACTACGTCCCCATGACCCCCATTCCCAGTCACACTGCACCTGCCGCCACTGACTTGGCATCCTTGGGAAGGCAAGTTCCTCCACCCATCCACATGGGCTTCCGTAGTTCCCCCCTGACTCCGGTCGCTCCCGTGACCCCGCCACTCCGGAGGAATACCATAAACACTTCCAGCGGAACAGAGGTTGAAGCAACGCCCCCTCCAATCCACCGCAACCTAAAACCACAACGCAAAG TGAAACCAGCTCCACTGGACATCACGCCACTGCAGCAGGACTGGCAGGAAGTCCCGCCCCCCGTCCGCTCACCTGTCACCAGGACCTTCACACGAGA TGGCTCCAGACGTCACTCCATCAGGCCGAGCTCGTCTCACAGCTCGTCCCCATCCTCCGACTCCGACGACCCCGATGACAATTACGTCGCCATGACGACCTCCAACCTCAGTTACAGCGCCGGGGAGCAG TCTCTGAGGCTGATGCTGCATCGAGCCTCGGAGGGTGGCATCAGCAGCCCGCTGTTACAGCGAGCCAGAGGTGACAAACAGGTGGAgtacctggacctggacctccACACCGGGCGGTCAACACCGACGAGACAG AAACATTGCATGGGCAAAAGCGGAAGTGGCGACGACAAGCAGGCCGGCGGTGGCGAGCGCACCCGCGTGGACTACGTGGTGGTGGACCCCAAAAGGACCAAGGCCCTGAGGAACACCAGGGAAGCATGGCATGATGGGAGGATGtccacagagaaggagaagagctAG
- the LOC115058545 gene encoding GRB2-associated-binding protein 1-like isoform X1 yields the protein MSRGDVVCEGWLRKSPPEKKLRRYAWKRRWFVLRSGRLSGEPDVLQYYKNQQSRRPIRTINLNLCEQVDAGLSFTKKELESSFVFDLRTEERTWYLVAESEEDMNRWVSSICLLCGFNPTDDVPDRPPVSSSSSVTTVTSPRSAATITTVAGSAPPPYDPVNVRQLEPDSHAEEDYLWLSHCQSHIRPPLGSPTSLETDYNDNLYPPPYATSSSSSSSSSPSLLPNGLQPSSLGFRAAPWCVASMSGPLSQSLDANMTSDLHKRAGRPRCHPSPHPRKHSLDFHLRPVAISLTDDTHSKQHPTISGYQIPRPASTSQPQPPRRPSSTPSVDSLTQAELHASTPTPPPRPPKPPAFIGESSASAGGTGPTMLPRSASEPERRDGCVDLPRSNTVTIPGWTQTGCESFYVPRSLSDRASMFEFSESFNSYFFNKGMVPLGSVCSEDDDVDENYVPMSAATTEPPVAPRAAPPPLSDSFVQAQDGNYVPMTPIPSHTAPAATDLASLGRQVPPPIHMGFRSSPLTPVAPVTPPLRRNTINTSSGTEVEATPPPIHRNLKPQRKVKPAPLDITPLQQDWQEVPPPVRSPVTRTFTRDGSRRHSIRPSSSHSSSPSSDSDDPDDNYVAMTTSNLSYSAGEQSLRLMLHRASEGGISSPLLQRARGDKQVEYLDLDLHTGRSTPTRQQKHCMGKSGSGDDKQAGGGERTRVDYVVVDPKRTKALRNTREAWHDGRMSTEKEKS from the exons GCGTGGAAGCGGCGTTGGTTCGTGCTGCGCAGCGGCCGCCTGAGCGGAGAACCGGACGTCCTGCAGTACTACAAGAACCAGCAGTCCCGCCGGCCCATCAGGACCATCAACCTGAACCTGTGTGAGCAG GTGGACGCCGGCCTGTCGTTCACCAAGAAGGAGCTGGAGAGCAGCTTCGTGTTCGACCTGCGGACGGAGGAGAGGACCTGGTACCTGGTGGCTGAGTCGGAGGAGGACATGAACCGCTGGGTGTCGTCCATCTGCCTGCTCTGCGGCTTCAACCCCACTGACGACG TTCCCGACAGGCCTCCTGTCTCCAGCTCATCCTCCGTCACCACGGTGACCTCACCCAGGAGCGCTGCCACCATCACCACGGTAGCAGGGTCGGCCCCGCCCCCCTACGACCCGGTGAACGTACGACAGCTGGAGCCCGACAGCCACGCAGAAGAAGACTACCTGTGGCTGTCGCACTGCCAGAGCCACATcag ACCTCCTCTCGGATCCCCCACTTCTCTTGAGACGGACTACAACGACAATCTCTACCCTCCTCCCTACGCCACCTCttcgtcctcgtcctcctcgtcgtccccttctctccttcccAACGGCCTCCAGCCGTCCTCATTGGGCTTCAGGGCGGCTCCGTGGTGCGTGGCCTCGATGAGTGGTCCGCTCAGCCAGTCTCTGGATGCCAACATGACCTCAGACCTCCATAAGCGAGCGGGCAGACCTCGGTGTCACCCCTCCCCTCACCCCAGGAAGCACTCCCTGGACTTCCACCTGCGTCCCGTGGCAATATCGCTCACTGATGACACGCACTCCAAGCAACATCCAACCATCAGTGGTTACCAGATACCCCGCCCAGCATCGACCTCGCAACCGCAACCACCTCGCCGCCCGTCTTCTACCCCCAGTGTGGACTCCCTAACCCAGGCCGAGCTCCATGCCTCCACCCCGACTCCTCCTCCGCGGCCGCCAAAGCCCCCGGCGTTCATTGGAGAGAGCTCGGCCTCTGCTGGGGGTACAGGTCCCACCATGCTCCCCCGATCCGCCTCAGAGCCGGAGAGGCGGGATGGATGTGTGGACCTGCCCAGGAGCAACACTGTCACTATCCCAGGATGGACGCAGACGG GTTGTGAGTCTTTTTACGTCCCTCGGTCGCTGTCCGACAGAGCCAGCATGTTCGAGTTTAGCGAGAGCTTCAACAGTTACTTT TTTAATAAAGGAATGGTACCACTGGGAAGCGTTTGctctgaagatgatgatgtgGATGAAAACTATGTTCCCATGAGCGCTGCCACCACCGAGCCCCCCGTTGCACCGAG GGCggctccacctcctctctccgACTCCTTTGTCCAGGCCCAAGATGGCAACTACGTCCCCATGACCCCCATTCCCAGTCACACTGCACCTGCCGCCACTGACTTGGCATCCTTGGGAAGGCAAGTTCCTCCACCCATCCACATGGGCTTCCGTAGTTCCCCCCTGACTCCGGTCGCTCCCGTGACCCCGCCACTCCGGAGGAATACCATAAACACTTCCAGCGGAACAGAGGTTGAAGCAACGCCCCCTCCAATCCACCGCAACCTAAAACCACAACGCAAAG TGAAACCAGCTCCACTGGACATCACGCCACTGCAGCAGGACTGGCAGGAAGTCCCGCCCCCCGTCCGCTCACCTGTCACCAGGACCTTCACACGAGA TGGCTCCAGACGTCACTCCATCAGGCCGAGCTCGTCTCACAGCTCGTCCCCATCCTCCGACTCCGACGACCCCGATGACAATTACGTCGCCATGACGACCTCCAACCTCAGTTACAGCGCCGGGGAGCAG TCTCTGAGGCTGATGCTGCATCGAGCCTCGGAGGGTGGCATCAGCAGCCCGCTGTTACAGCGAGCCAGAGGTGACAAACAGGTGGAgtacctggacctggacctccACACCGGGCGGTCAACACCGACGAGACAG CAGAAACATTGCATGGGCAAAAGCGGAAGTGGCGACGACAAGCAGGCCGGCGGTGGCGAGCGCACCCGCGTGGACTACGTGGTGGTGGACCCCAAAAGGACCAAGGCCCTGAGGAACACCAGGGAAGCATGGCATGATGGGAGGATGtccacagagaaggagaagagctAG
- the LOC115058578 gene encoding uncharacterized protein LOC115058578 isoform X3: protein MMWRILLLFTLTSRVCGTFVVTVGQSSYQAEENQNISLDWTFTRPDPFRISYVYILCEKIPDQRVLYRLFEGDEVPQSEDKQFSGRVQSDRDVLREGRLRLHVSRLRTEDSGLYECEVITHQGRGSDRCNLTVSAAVGRPEPRPYNDWLILVGLGSVAAAVAVVVAIIVVLVKQQSSKRPPVSPSSDIYNQLRLIQILKSV, encoded by the exons ATGATGTGGAGGATCCTTCTGCTCTTCACACTGACCTCCAGAGTCTGTG GGACATTTGTAGTGACTGTGGGACAGAGCTCCTATCAGGCAGAGGAGAACCAGAACATCAGTCTGGACTGGACCTTCACCAGACCAGATCCTTTTAGGATCAGCTATGTTTATATTCTCTGTGAAAAAATACCTGATCAGAGAGTCCTGTATCGTCTGTTTGAGGGTGATGAGGTTCCACAGTCTGAGGATAAACAGTTTTCAGGACGAGTCCAGTCTGACAGAGACGTCCTCAGAGAAGGACGACTCAGACTTCATGTGTCCAGACTCAGGACTGAGGACTCTGGACTGTATGAGTGTGAAGTTATCACTCATCAAGGTCGAGGCTCCGACAGATGTAACCTCACTGTCTCAG cagctgttggGAGACCAGAACCTAGACCATATAATGACTGGCTCATCCTCGTTGGACTGGGatcagtagcagcagcagtagcagttgTTGTAGCAATAATAGTTGTCCTGGTCAAACAGCAGTCCTCTAAAcgtcctcctgtctctccatCATCTGATATTTATAACCAGCTGAGGTTGATCCAGATCCTGAAGTCTGTCTGA